AAAGATTTTACCGCCAACTGTAAAATATTTTTCTTCTTCGTTGATCTTGATCTCGCCACAGCCCGCTACACAGCAGGTTCCCATACCCCTTGCCACTACTGCAGCGTGGGAGGTCATTCCACCCCTGGCCGTCAGGATACCTTTGGCGGCTGCCATGCCCTCGATATCTTCAGGCGAAGTTTCTAGCCGGACCAGGATTACTCTTTCTCCTCTTTGGCCTGCCTCTTTGGCATCTTCAGCAGTGAAATAAACTTTACCAGCCGCTGCTCCGGGCGAGGCCGGGAGTCCCTTGGCAATGGGTTTTGCTGCCTTCAGTGCATTGGCATCAAAGGTTGGGTGCAGCAGTTGATCAAGCTGCTTGGGATCCACTTTCATCACTGCTTCTTCTTCTGTAATCATGCCTTCGTTTACCAGGTCCACTGCGATTTTGAGTGCGGCCTGGGCTGTTCTCTTGCCGTTACGGGTTTGTAAGAAGTACAGTTTTCTATTTTCAATGGTGAATTCCATATCCTGCATGTCTTTGTAATGATTCTCCAGCTTCTGGGCAATTTCCAGGAACTGCTGGTAGACTTCAGGCATATCCTGTTCCAGGGTACTGATAGGCTTTGGTGTCCTGATGCCTGCCACCACGTCTTCGCCCTGGGCGTTGATGAGGTATTCGCCGAAGATGGCTTTTTCTCCGGTAGCTGGGTTGCGTGTAAAAGCCACACCTGTGCCGGAAGTTTCTCCCATGTTGCCGAAGACCATCATCTGAACGTTAACCGCTGTCCCCCAACTGCTGGGAATGTCGTTCATCCGTCGATAAACTATGGCCCTCGGGTTATCCCAGGAACGGAATACAGCCTTGACTGCTTCCATCAGCTGTTCCTTCGGGTCTTGGGGAAATTCTGCACCTTTTTCCTTCCTGTAAAGATCTTTAAATCTGGCAATAACTTCTTTCAGATCTTCTGCATTGAGATCCGTGTCAACTTTGGCGCCTTTCGCTTCTTTAACCTCATCCAGGATTCTTTCAAATTTTGCTTTGGAAATATCCATTACTACGTCTGAAAACATCTGAATAAACCTGCGATAAGAATCGTAAGCAAATCTAGGGTTATCGGTAGCAGCGGCCAAGCCTTCTACAGCCACGTCATTTAAACCCAAGTTAAGAATGGTATCCATCATGCCTGGCATTGATGCTCTTGCCCCTGAACGGACTGATACCAGCAAGGGGTTTTGTGGATCACCAAATTTTTTCCCCGCGATGCCTTCTAGTTTTGCCAAAGCTACTTCAATTTGTTTTACTACCTCGGGGGAAATTGTCTTATTATTGGCGTAGTAATCATTGCAGGCCTCCGTTGTTACGGTAAAGCCCTGAGGGATTGGCAGCCCTAACCTTGTCATCTCAGCCAGGTTTGCGCCCTTTCCACCCAGCAAATTGCGCATGGATGCATCGCCTTCGCTAAACATGTACACATACTTTTTACTTTCCATAATGCTCCTCCCTCTATAATCTTTAATTTTCTTTGAAAATCTCGCTTAATCTTAGATTTTCATTTGTACAAAGTCAATCCTCTTGGACAATATGCCTATTTTTGTATATATCTGGATTAACAAGTGTATACCGACAGAATATGCGTCTTTTAAACGTATTTCGGCCATGTAATCCACTTGTTCTCCGGTGGCAAACCTCCCATGTCTCACAGGGTCTGTGCCCCTAAATTCCTTCGTACTGCCTGCCCATGAGGTGGATGTCAGCCTTGCTCCTTTGCTGGGTCAAATGCCCTTATGGATAAATTTCAACCTGACTATTCCGGCTCGCTTTGTCAATGAACGTAATCTTTAATTAAGCAAGGTTTTTTTACATTTCCAGCACCGCTTGATTGCTTGTTACATTGCAGGAGTTTGACTGTCAAGGGGCCGCGATAGCGGCGACGCAGTCTTTACCCTTGACTGGCAAACGGATGAAATGTAACATTGTCAGTTGCGGTGCGCTTTTTAGGCGGCTTCCTGTAATTCTTGCCTTCTTATATCACTCATCATTTTTTGTGGGTCATAAGCTACGCCTTTTCTCAGTAAGGTGTAAAATATCCTTATGAGCTTACAGCATAAGAGTACTAGCGACTGTTTCTTTTTGAGCGGGTTCTGTGGCCTTGTTGTGTAGTACTGGTGTAGTTCTTTAAATTCGTTGTTCTTAGCCACTATGGGCATAATCCCTTGAAATAACAACGATCTTAGCCTTTTTCGCCCTCGTTTGCTAATAGTTGTTTGGCCCTTATGCTTTCCTGAGCTATTTTCTTTCAGGCTTAGTCCCGCCAGCTTCTGTACCTGCTTTGGATGTTCAAACCTTGTAATATCCCCTACTTCAGCTATAAACCCTGCTGCTGCTATGAGGCCTACTCCCTTGATTTTTAGCATTTCTTCAATACCGGGAATCTGCATGGCTAATTCTTCTATTAGAGCCATTGTCCTTTCATATTGCCTCTGCAGCATTTCATATTCTTCTAGTAGTGTGGCAAGTTCATTTTGAGCTGCTCTTAATCCTTCTCGTACTCCTACTGATATCTTTGCTGCCTCAACTAGTTGGCTGGCTCGTCTAACTCCAACAGCTCTGCTGATTTCTTTTCTCCAGCTGGCAACTATGCCTTCGACGCCTTTTTCAAGTACTTTATGCCGTGTTGGAAACTCTTTTAGCGTTACTATTGCTGCTTTGCCTTCCCAATCCCCAAAGACTCTGTTGAACTCCGGGAAATATATGCTTATCCAGCGTTTAACTCTGTTTCGGATGCTGTTAAGCTGCTTCACTAATCTTAAGCGGGTTTCCATTGCATTTCGTAAATCGCTGTAAATTCCTTCGGGAATGTACGGTTCCATGTATCGACCGTCTTTTACCAGCATGGCAATGGTTTTTGGGTCCTTTCGGTCATTTTTGGTCGGATTATTATCATCCAATTCTTTGCTTCGCTTTACGTGAAACGGATTCACTAGTACTATTTTCAGCTGGTGATCCTTAAGATGCTGGGCAAAGGTAAACCAATAGTGTCCCGTAGGCTCCATCCCAACCATTACCTGCTGCTTCTGCTGTTGTTTTGCCACACTTTTTACCCACTCAGAAAATGTCTTGAAGCCGTTGTTGTCATTATTGAATTTTAGTAGCTTAGCTAGTTCTACGCCTCTGTAATCGAAAGCTCTGGCGTAATTTGTCTCGCTAGCTACATCTACACCAATGATTAAAGTCTTTTCTGTTATTTGCAAAATTCTTGAGTTCTGGTTATACTTCATATTGAGTACCTCCTCTGTTATTTAAGGGTCGCTAGTTAATCGACACCTCGACACCTCGTATGTTAACAGGAGGTACTTCTTTTTTCAAAGCTCATTTTAATTCATTACAGGAATGCTCCTTATAGTAAATATCCATAACCTTAGCTGCGGTTTCTTCCACAGCACGGTTGGTTACATCGATGACATGGCACCCTAACTTCTCCATAATATCTTTTGCATATTCCAATTCTTTATGAATTCTTTCCATATTGGCATAATCGGCATTTTCCTTTAAACCTAAACTTTTCAGGCGCTCCGTCCTAATTTGATAAAGCAGTTCCGGATTGATAGTGAGCCCGAATATTTTTCCCGGGGGAAGCTTAAATAGCTCCTCAGGCGGTGCTACCTCCGGCACTAAAGGTATATTGGCCGCCCTAATTCTCTTGTGGGCTAAATACATGCTGAGCGGTGTTTTCGATGTTCTGGATACTCCAATAATAACCAGGTCAGCATAAATGATGCCTCTAGAGTCTTTTCCGTCATCATATTTTACGGCAAAATCAACAGCATCTACCTTGCGGAAATACTGTTCATCCAATTTGCGGATTAACCCCGGTTCCATTTTCGGGGGCGAATTGCTGATTTTTGCTATAGTTGAGATCATTGGGCCTAAAATATCAACTGTGGGGATGTTCCTTTCAGCAGCCAGTTCTTTTAAATGCTCTGCCAATTCTCTTACTACCAGCGTATAGGCAATAACACTGTTAAAGCCGCTGGCCTCCTCAATTATCTCAGCTAAATGCTCCTTAT
This region of Zhaonella formicivorans genomic DNA includes:
- the ppdK gene encoding pyruvate, phosphate dikinase yields the protein MESKKYVYMFSEGDASMRNLLGGKGANLAEMTRLGLPIPQGFTVTTEACNDYYANNKTISPEVVKQIEVALAKLEGIAGKKFGDPQNPLLVSVRSGARASMPGMMDTILNLGLNDVAVEGLAAATDNPRFAYDSYRRFIQMFSDVVMDISKAKFERILDEVKEAKGAKVDTDLNAEDLKEVIARFKDLYRKEKGAEFPQDPKEQLMEAVKAVFRSWDNPRAIVYRRMNDIPSSWGTAVNVQMMVFGNMGETSGTGVAFTRNPATGEKAIFGEYLINAQGEDVVAGIRTPKPISTLEQDMPEVYQQFLEIAQKLENHYKDMQDMEFTIENRKLYFLQTRNGKRTAQAALKIAVDLVNEGMITEEEAVMKVDPKQLDQLLHPTFDANALKAAKPIAKGLPASPGAAAGKVYFTAEDAKEAGQRGERVILVRLETSPEDIEGMAAAKGILTARGGMTSHAAVVARGMGTCCVAGCGEIKINEEEKYFTVGGKIFKEGDYISLDGSTGNVYGEDLPTVEPEITGDFAKFMSWADNIRRLKVRANADTPTDARNAVNFGAEGIGLTRTEHMFFEEGRIPKVRKMILAEGETERRAALDELLPMQKSDFVGIFEEMGERPVTIRLLDPPLHEFLPHEEEAIAELAKDMGISAEDLKAKVESLKEFNPMMGHRGCRLVVTYPEIAEMQTRAIIEAAIQVKKEKGLNVVPEIMIPLVGEVREYNFVRDIIVKVADEIIKESGVELEYLVGTMIEVPRACLVADEIAKEAQFFSFGTNDLTQLTFGFSRDDAGKFLDDYYERKIYEFDPFAKLDQTGVGMLVDMAVQKGKAVRPDIKLGICGEHGGDPSSVEFCHRVGLSYVSCSPFRVPIARLAAAQAAVREKQQEQSAVATTA
- a CDS encoding IS110 family transposase: MKYNQNSRILQITEKTLIIGVDVASETNYARAFDYRGVELAKLLKFNNDNNGFKTFSEWVKSVAKQQQKQQVMVGMEPTGHYWFTFAQHLKDHQLKIVLVNPFHVKRSKELDDNNPTKNDRKDPKTIAMLVKDGRYMEPYIPEGIYSDLRNAMETRLRLVKQLNSIRNRVKRWISIYFPEFNRVFGDWEGKAAIVTLKEFPTRHKVLEKGVEGIVASWRKEISRAVGVRRASQLVEAAKISVGVREGLRAAQNELATLLEEYEMLQRQYERTMALIEELAMQIPGIEEMLKIKGVGLIAAAGFIAEVGDITRFEHPKQVQKLAGLSLKENSSGKHKGQTTISKRGRKRLRSLLFQGIMPIVAKNNEFKELHQYYTTRPQNPLKKKQSLVLLCCKLIRIFYTLLRKGVAYDPQKMMSDIRRQELQEAA
- a CDS encoding pyruvate, water dikinase regulatory protein, which translates into the protein MIYIISDALGETGELVARAAISQFNEGEMQIRRFPYVADKEHLAEIIEEASGFNSVIAYTLVVRELAEHLKELAAERNIPTVDILGPMISTIAKISNSPPKMEPGLIRKLDEQYFRKVDAVDFAVKYDDGKDSRGIIYADLVIIGVSRTSKTPLSMYLAHKRIRAANIPLVPEVAPPEELFKLPPGKIFGLTINPELLYQIRTERLKSLGLKENADYANMERIHKELEYAKDIMEKLGCHVIDVTNRAVEETAAKVMDIYYKEHSCNELK